From one Phocoena sinus isolate mPhoSin1 chromosome 6, mPhoSin1.pri, whole genome shotgun sequence genomic stretch:
- the LOC116755060 gene encoding histidine-rich protein PFHRP-II-like, which produces MPAHHASAHYVSAHHASAHQMSAHYVSAHHVSAHHASAHQTSAHHVSAHYVSAHHASAHQTSAHRVSAHYVSAHHASAHQMSAHYVSTHHASAHQTSAHHVSVHYVSAHHASAHQTSAHHVSAHYVSAHHASAHQTSAYHVSGHQASTHHVSAHYVIAHHASAHQMPAHHASAHCVSAHRASAHQTPAHHGLAHHVSAHYVSPHHASAHQASAHYVSAHHASAHQAPAHYVFAHHLSARRASALPCFYSAWEAVAPRACLCRVGTYVYLVSLLSGLL; this is translated from the coding sequence ATGCCCGCCCACCACGCTTCCGCGCACTACGTGTCCGCCCACCACGCGTCTGCGCACCAGATGTCCGCCCACTACGTGTCCGCGCACCACGTGTCCGCCCACCACGCGTCTGCGCACCAGACGTCCGCCCACCACGTTTCCGCGCACTACGTGTCCGCCCACCACGCGTCTGCGCACCAGACGTCCGCCCACCGCGTTTCCGCGCACTACGTGTCCGCTCACCACGCGTCTGCGCACCAGATGTCCGCCCACTACGTGTCCACGCACCATGCGTCTGCGCACCAGACGTCCGCCCACCACGTTTCCGTGCACTACGTGTCCGCCCACCACGCGTCTGCGCACCAGACGTCCGCCCACCACGTTTCCGCGCACTACGTGTCCGCCCACCACGCGTCTGCGCACCAGACGTCCGCCTACCACGTGTCCGGACACCAGGCGTCCACCCACCACGTTTCCGCGCACTACGTGATCGCTCACCACGCGTCTGCGCACCAGATGCCCGCCCACCACGCTTCCGCTCACTGCGTGTCCGCCCACCGCGCGTCTGCGCACCAGACGCCCGCCCACCACGGGTTAGCACACCACGTTTCCGCGCACTACGTGTCCCCCCACCACGCGTCTGCGCACCAGGCGTCCGCCCACTACGTGTCCGCGCACCACGCGTCTGCGCACCAGGCGCCCGCCCACTACGTGTTCGCCCACCACCTGTCCGCGCGGCGCGCCTCAGCGCTGCCTTGCTTCTACTCGGCGTGGGAGGCTGTTGCGCCCAGGGCTTGCCTTTGCCGAGTTGGTACGTACGTATATTTGGTTTCCCTCTTATCCGGGCTGCTGTAA